gaaataacgataactaggaatgcattctgttcggtgatggttctgattgattgttttgcgaaggagaactatggaagagctagacataggaggtctggtctgagcgctgctcggacgccgcgatcagtgcgcctgctcgCATGACCGAGATCAGTGCGGCCGATCGCATGGCTGagatatcgttgatatctgtgatccgaCACTGGTTTAGTTTTTGAGTAAAGAGTGTAGATAAGGTAGAGAGAAAAGTTAGGGAGAACACATAAAACAGGGCAGCATAAGTTTAGATTTCTTTTTTTAGGAGGTGGTAAAGTGGGGTGTCGAGGAAAAgggagagaagaagaggaagagtCTAGATACAGAAACATCCAGAGTAACGAGTAGATTCTTGGCCTAAGTAAATGAGGTGGAAAGATAAAGGCAGGAGAAACATGATGATTTATGCCATCGATTAAAATTTTATAGGTTTTTGAGGAAGTAAATTGGAATTTGGAGTTAAGgaaagaagaaagagagcaaAGGTAAAGGAGTATTTATACCCAGACTCCCACTCGCCGGACGCCATGCGGTATCATCATGGGCATTTTAGCACACCAACAAATATAAGTCTACATAGTTGGAACTTTTACTCCGGCCGGAAACACCATGTAACAAGGCGTGGTGTCGGACCATAAGTATCGACAATATCTCAGCTACGCGATCAGGCGCACTAATCTCAGTCACGCGAACGAGCGCACTGATCGCAgcgtccgagcagcgctcagaccagaACCCCTGAGCCCTCCTTTCTGTAGTTCTCCTCTTTTGTACATTAATCAATTAGAACAATCATCAcacagaatgcattcctagttatcgttattttcctttacgcacttagtgcaaagccaaccaaccCGTGGTATCTTTTAGAAGCAATGTCCCTCTCTCCATCGCATTTCCAGTGAGTTCTTTCTAATGGAAAAGCCCCCGCCGCAACGCTCAACCCACACCCTCCATGTCAGGAAGGAAGATTTTACTTTCTTAATTCTCAAGGCGAGGAAAGCATAGGAACATGTTCATCATTTATATAGGTTTTAGGTTTTATAAATATAACACTCAGGAAAGCAGAACACCCTATCATCCACTGCACAGGGTATTCTTAGGAGTATGGAAAAGTTCCGAGAAGTGGGCAGACATAAGGTCATACTGCGGCAGTTTTTATTTGTTTATCCAAATAATGGAAGAAGGAGGGAAGAAAGACAGAACGCACATATTCATGTAGTAGGTCAGTTTTTGGAAGCACAACAGAAAAGCCCATATCTTCCATTATTGGCAACTCTAGAGAACATGAAAATAAAGTGATGCTAAGAAAGAATAACTAGGGACAACGTAGCGGTATTTATGTGCCCAGAATCTGGGAGAACCCGCTAGGCTCTAAAAACTTAGCTTATAGAGGGGCCAAAAGGTGCAGGTGTTTAGAACAATGTCACGTGAACATATCTGTACAAACCCGAAATCTAAAACGCTATCTACAACGGTATGTAATAAAAACCCAAAAAGATATCAAACGCGCTACCTCATCCCCTCATTCCAAGCGGGCCAATAAGTTTGCCCACCGCCTACGCCTTCCATCTGCCAAATCAAACTCGGATTCGTCCGCAACACGCCCTGCCACTCCCTCTTCAACGCTCCCAGCTTCTCACTTAGGACTCTAATTTCAGTTATCACCTGCCTGAGCAACCTGCCCTCGATTGTACTAGGTAGAATCTCGGCTTTGAGATCGGACAGCGGACCCACGAGGCGCGTTAATGTAGGTGGTAGGTTGTATCTGTATGACGCTTCGACCCAGGCTGTGACTGCGAAACGAGAGGCGAGGAAAGCGTTGAGAGATGGAAGGTATGCGAGCGTGGTTGCGGTAGAGGCGGAAGTGGGGTGGTGAGGGGACGGAGATGGGGTCAAAGTACGAGTAAGATGTATGGGCCAACAGAGAGCGGCGTAGCGGAGGAAGGGGAGGTGCGTATCGAAAGGTACAGTGCGTATACTGGTTGCTCTTGATGTGGAGTGTTGGATAGTTCCGGGTGGCGTCATGGGGTTGTTATCTCCATCTGAGGACGACAAGGACTTGTATCCGCTATCTGCTGAGGCGCTCGTATGTTGGCTCGCGCCGCTGCTTGTAGGCGTAGGTATCGTGGGTGGGCTGTGTTGGTATAAAGCTCCGAGAGGACGCTGTGGCACGTCATGTGCAAGGTAAGACAGGCAGCGCGCTGCGAGATGCGCGTGGACGCTACTTTCGTCGAAGAGACTGAATTCCGAGTTTTGAGAGGCGGGCGATTGGAGATAGGTGCGCATGGAGGCATGGGAAAAGGCGACTGTGTCGTGGGAAACGGTTAGTAGACCGCAAGTGAGTTCAGGTAAAGCATGCATGATATCTGCTGCTTCTGTGATGTCCGAGACTTTTGAATCATGCGTGGAAAGAGCGGAAAGTAGCGCAGCTGAGCCGATGTGATGGATGGGAAATGTCAGCCATCTGAAGACGTCGACAATGATGCGCTTCTCGTGCGGCGAGTGACGTGCTTGCGCATTCAACATGACGTGATATAGCGACTCCAGGCCCTGCAATGTCTGTATGTTTTGGAGTATTGATAGTCGTTCTTCAGCTGAGAGTAAGGAAGATTGGAGGAACTTCAGCAACAAGCTAGTCCAGAGAAACTCTCCGTTCGCCGATTGTGCCACTTGCAATATGAAGTTACGATCCATCGAGATGCCGAAAAAGCCTTGATCTGCCATCCGGTTCAGGTCTTGGACTACGCAATGATTTATGGCGGCAGCGTTGTCTTTGTTCACAAGTGGGAGAATGTGAGGAGCATCCGAAGCCCATTTCTGGTACTCGAGAGGTATTTTCATATCCGGTCTGCTGAACAGCAGTACCCTCGCATCGGACACACGACACAACTTTGCCAATGAAGAGAGTAATGATTCGGTGTCGCTACATTCGTCCGCGCCGTCAATGACAATGAAAGTAGGATGTTGATGGAGTAGAAGCGACAGAACGTCCAGCACCTCGTCGGCATTGGCGTGTTCCCGAAATGATGTTTTCCGGACCAACAAACATATGGCATCAAGTGTCTTGCGGTCATGTCGATGTGTTTGCAATAGTTGGCAGGCCATCGAGCAAAAGGCATCATCTGGGTGGGTACGCTCATGACCGAGGAGGCTGAAATGGAAGGAAGCAGTAGCTGGTGGTGCATCACAAAGATCGGGGTCGTCCGCTTCTGCAACGAGATTTTCGACAACTGATTGTGAGATTGTAGTCTTGCCAAAGCCAGCTTTTGCTAGTCGTTCGTTAGTATCGTGAGGTTCTAGAGGCATGAATCAAGATAGACCTACCCTGCACAAACAGTACTCGATACTGCCAGTTTCCCACTAAACTATCCGTGTCATTCGCTTCGGAGTGGTCAAAGGGCTTGTCCCTCCACCCGATATAGGCGTTTTTATGCAAGAACCAAGCTGTTGAGTTTGTATGCCTTTGTTGAATATTGTCACATACATTAACCGTCCCAGAGCTAGACAGCCAACTCTGTACTTTTGTAACCCTTCGCAACCGCTTCGCGACTCTCTGATCTTCCTGATCCAAAAGACCATTAACCTTGGCTTCACTTTGGCGTTGTAGAAAATCAAGATACTCTTTGCGTTGCAATGAAACATCTGCATACTGTTGGACATGAGTTTCTGTCTCCTTCTGCAGCCATCTCTTATGCTGACTAATACGGGCTTCTAGGCGCACGAGCCGCGAGTCAAGTGGTCGCCATGGCGTTGGTGGTGCCAGAAAATGCGTCTCAGAACCTGCACTTGATCAGCACAGTCATTTTTAACATGATTGTTACAGGCTTAGAACCGAAGACATACCTTGAGCTCCTCTACAGAACACCCAGTACAGATCCAAGCACAACTGAACAAGATCCGCATACACATAAGACATCAGTGCAGCCAGATGAAGACCTTCCGCGCCACCATTTGGATCGAACGTATTGCGCTTACAAACTTCGTATATCTGCTGATAAGGAGGTATGATTTGCGCAACAGCTTCGAATATGTCGGCGATTTTCTCAAGGAAAACCGCATAGTCGCTGCTGATCTGTAGTTGTAGTTAGACGGGTGCCGCCTGACTAGCTTAGAGTGTTCTACCTTGAAGATCAGACGGATTACGCCCCAAAACCCACCAATCCATTCTGAACGAAGTTTTACGCATGTGCTGAGGACGTCGAAGTACGGCGCGAAGGTGCGAATGAACAGTGCAAACTTTCTGCTAGACACGAATATACTTCGATCGCCTGAATTGTGCCCGGCAGATAAACGATGTAGTTCATCCAACAGCAGCGATGCAGTAGCATTTCGATGGAAATGATGGCGATGCTCTTGCAATATCGTATTGTGGATAGCACTTGTTACTTCATCAAACAATGGGTGTTGCAGACTACGAAACTGTTAGCTTTGTTCGGAGAATTATGATTAGACTAACGTCGAATCCTCCATTGCTACGTCAATGGTTTGAGTTTGTGTCGACATTCTCTCGTATCTGAATTCAAGCACAGTAGTATTCTCGATGACGAATGCATTGGCTCTAGATAGTTGGAATAGGATTTTGACCGTTTAGAGTGATGGCATTGTATGGACGAAGCACAGGGGAGCGGTTGGTAGGTGTAATTAACATTTGACAGGCTCATTTGTTTGACAGGGAAAAGACAGCAATTACTGCGGTCCATGCAGCCACGGGAGAAGTAACAAACGCCGTGGGGCTCAAGTGCTACGGGAAGATAAGCGGGATGTGTAAGAGCATGGCAATTGAGTGCGTGCAAGCACCAATGTCATGCGGCGGACACAGAGGAATTGACGAGCGTGGGGGGCCGTGCGCAGAACGTGGACCTGACGACAGGTCCCTGCGATATGTCGCAACTGGTGCATCGGCACCCAGGGCCGAGCGGTGGGTAAAACCAGCCCACGTTGAGTAAAAGAAACTCCAAAGAGGCGTTATACGAGGTGAAGCGAGGTGCGCAAATGTGAACGAATAACATCTTGGGTATCTCCTCAACAAGCTACATAGCCAACTGCTCGGCGTAGTCAACGGGTCTATAGTACAAAGAGTATTAGAAGGCGGGTACTAGAGAGAATGCCACTAAAATGTGGCTAGCTGAATTACGCGGATGCAGGCATGCCGGACCGAAGCGCAAGCAATGCACGTACGTCGGTGACATATTGCAAGCCTTCAAGGAGCGGGATGAGGTGCAGCAGATCGTGGTCTGTTGGGTCGCTAATCCAGCCCTCGATGGGGATGGCGTTGTCTGGTGTTGCGGTCAGTATTTCGTAGCTGTCGGCATGTCCGGGCTGAAGCAAACTTACCAGGATGGAAGCCGTAGCTCAAGGGGCTGTTATCAAGAATCATGACCTTGCTAAGATCGGGTTCGACCTGGGCAAGGTCCTTGATGTAAGCCCCGTTGCGAACAGTGCAGTGCTGCCGGTAGTATCTCCCCGCAAAGTACTTGCGCTCCACCTCCAGCCAGTCGATGACGGGATCGGCGTATTCTTGGACCGAAGCGGTGAATATGATCAAGTTGTACCACTTACTGACCTGGTTGCAACATTAGTAACATGCTGGCGCTGGCGGGGCTCACTAGGCTCCTCACCTTCTTCAAAAAGTCATCACAATACGGCCGTTTGTGAACATAGTACAAGAGCGGGACCTGAGGGCCGATGACTTGTCCACCCGCACCGACGGAAGCCTGCAGTTTTACCTCTACCATGTGGCCAGTCTGGAAGCGACCGCCATTGACTATGCTGTGGATCAAAGTTTCATCGAGGTCGATGATTAGTGTTTTCTGGTGTGGCCCGACGGCGGACGTGCCTTTTGCTGAGTATGACGGCTGGCGTCGTGGTACCAACGGGCGCGGGGGTTGGGGCGCTCGTGGGAATTTTGTCAATTGCTTCGAGGACGCGGTTGCCGGGCCAGTGGGGGACTTCAAGGAAGCTGCGGCCTGAGGTGAGACGGAATTACTTTTGGACGATTGGGCCTTCTTCGCTGCCTTGCGCTGTCTCAGTGCGTCTTCATTGTGATGTAATGTGATGCGGATGGACCTCTTTGCCGGCGCGATCTCGTCTGCCCGCGACGGCACGCTTGATCTGGATCGCGTGTTCCGCGCAGGGCTGTCATAGTCGTAGTCACGCATGGGACCTCGCTCGCTCTCGGAATCCGAAGTCATTGCGGTAGATGTGGATGCGATGGATAGCGAGCGCCGTGAGTGTTGATGCATCTGTGGTTGCGTCACGCTCGAGCTGCGTCTCTTGCGCATTCCCTTTTCACTCTTTTCAGTCCGCGACGTGTACGCGCCGACCTTCTTCCGACGGCCGCGGGTGAATGTTCGCGAGATGTGATACACGGGTGCCAAAAAGGAAAAGCTGCCATCCTCGTCGTAATAGAAACAGGCAATCAGGCGCTGACCAGTGGAAATAAAGGGGCTCGCCAACATGCCCACGACGGCCACAATGCCATCAGAGATGCGCCGGGGATACAGCCATCGTCTTCGGCGTAGAATGTCTTCGTATGGCCCTTGCTGGCGTTGCTCGAGCAGCGGTGTTTTCTCGTCGTAGCCGGATGCGACGGCTTCCGTGGTCGAGGAGCCGGCGCCGTCACTCCTGTCGGCGCCCATGATGCGCGTTTCGTTCTGTGCAGCTACTGCATTCGCATCGTCAGGATGTGTCGAATGCGAGGGTCGAGGTTCGGGCGTGACAAAGGGACGACTGTGGGGTAGCGTCTGGTGTTTAGCTGGGGGCGCGGCTGTCTGTGTTTTGGCTGACAGGTACTCGGCAGATATCAGGAAACGGTTGCGAGAGGGTACGAGGGTACGAATACGGCAAAGGCGCTCTTTAATTGTCCGCGTTGGCAACAAATAGGCCGAGGCGTAGGCGGCGATGTCTGGTGATGGCAATAGAAGGTTGGGGCTGCATGATGCCAATGACGAACAACTGGAGCAGCCGTGCCCAATCGGAACATCGAAAGCTCAATTTGGCGACGACTCATAGTTTGGCTTTGGAAAGTCGTGAACAAGCAATATTCCCCCACACAACGCGAATACGACAGTATAAGAGTGTCCGCAGTGCTTCGTCTTGACAAGTAGCCTACTAACTTGTCTACTACCATAATTTCACCCGCGCCGAGAGAGTCATAGCAGAAGAACCCCACCACCCCACATTCCTGCTATACGGGTCGAAATCTTGAAGAAGCTCACGTCGATTTTACAACGAGATAGCATGCAGCGCGCGACGATACAGGCG
This sequence is a window from Pyrenophora tritici-repentis strain M4 chromosome 4, whole genome shotgun sequence. Protein-coding genes within it:
- a CDS encoding NACHT domain containing protein, whose translation is MSTQTQTIDVAMEDSTLQHPLFDEVTSAIHNTILQEHRHHFHRNATASLLLDELHRLSAGHNSGDRSIFVSSRKFALFIRTFAPYFDVLSTCVKLRSEWIGGFWGVIRLIFKISSDYAVFLEKIADIFEAVAQIIPPYQQIYEVCKRNTFDPNGGAEGLHLAALMSYVYADLVQLCLDLYWVFCRGAQGSETHFLAPPTPWRPLDSRLVRLEARISQHKRWLQKETETHVQQYADVSLQRKEYLDFLQRQSEAKVNGLLDQEDQRVAKRLRRVTKVQSWLSSSGTVNVCDNIQQRHTNSTAWFLHKNAYIGWRDKPFDHSEANDTDSLVGNWQYRVLFVQAKAGFGKTTISQSVVENLVAEADDPDLCDAPPATASFHFSLLGHERTHPDDAFCSMACQLLQTHRHDRKTLDAICLLVRKTSFREHANADEVLDVLSLLLHQHPTFIVIDGADECSDTESLLSSLAKLCRVSDARVLLFSRPDMKIPLEYQKWASDAPHILPLVNKDNAAAINHCVVQDLNRMADQGFFGISMDRNFILQVAQSANGEFLWTSLLLKFLQSSLLSAEERLSILQNIQTLQGLESLYHVMLNAQARHSPHEKRIIVDVFRWLTFPIHHIGSAALLSALSTHDSKVSDITEAADIMHALPELTCGLLTVSHDTVAFSHASMRTYLQSPASQNSEFSLFDESSVHAHLAARCLSYLAHDVPQRPLGALYQHSPPTIPTPTSSGASQHTSASADSGYKSLSSSDGDNNPMTPPGTIQHSTSRATSIRTVPFDTHLPFLRYAALCWPIHLTRTLTPSPSPHHPTSASTATTLAYLPSLNAFLASRFAVTAWVEASYRYNLPPTLTRLVGPLSDLKAEILPSTIEGRLLRQVITEIRVLSEKLGALKREWQGVLRTNPSLIWQMEGVGGGQTYWPAWNEGMR
- a CDS encoding FCP1, TFIIF-interacting CTD phosphatase, including NLI-interacting factor → MGADRSDGAGSSTTEAVASGYDEKTPLLEQRQQGPYEDILRRRRWLYPRRISDGIVAVVGMLASPFISTGQRLIACFYYDEDGSFSFLAPVYHISRTFTRGRRKKVGAYTSRTEKSEKGMRKRRSSSVTQPQMHQHSRRSLSIASTSTAMTSDSESERGPMRDYDYDSPARNTRSRSSVPSRADEIAPAKRSIRITLHHNEDALRQRKAAKKAQSSKSNSVSPQAAASLKSPTGPATASSKQLTKFPRAPQPPRPLVPRRQPSYSAKGTSAVGPHQKTLIIDLDETLIHSIVNGGRFQTGHMVEVKLQASVGAGGQVIGPQVPLLYYVHKRPYCDDFLKKVSKWYNLIIFTASVQEYADPVIDWLEVERKYFAGRYYRQHCTVRNGAYIKDLAQVEPDLSKVMILDNSPLSYGFHPDNAIPIEGWISDPTDHDLLHLIPLLEGLQYVTDVRALLALRSGMPASA